From Etheostoma cragini isolate CJK2018 chromosome 10, CSU_Ecrag_1.0, whole genome shotgun sequence, the proteins below share one genomic window:
- the slc34a1b gene encoding sodium-dependent phosphate transport protein 2A, with translation MSSRSITIVSSGRSTGLHYNGLRMHGTQLSSQPKLLQEEDRESGMGSSLDLSSSFEGYSQHNNPHLSKPSFREREKDSSPEPTPVSPNKLKQLLINLSKMPLLLILLFFFVCSLDTLSSAFQLAGGKVAGDIFQDNAVLSNPVAGLVVGILVTVLVQSSSTSTSIVVSLVASGLLEVRSAVPIIMGTNIGTSVTNTIVAMMQAAERTEFQRAFAGATIHDCFNWLSVLVLLPLEVASGLMARLSHMLVTSFKLQPGEEAPELLKVITEPVTKLIIQLDKCVITGIAMGNEDMRNRSLVKEWCQTDLVMSTGNVSTGNCGPSHDLSQLSLKCRHLFVSTGLSDLSVGLILLAGSLAVLCTCLLLLVKLLNSLLKGQVARVIHKVINTDLPYPCGWLSGYMAMCVGAGVTFVVQSSSVFTSAMTPLIGIGVISLERAYPLTLGSNIGTTATALLAALASPGNKLAAAIQIALCHLFFNVFGILLWYPFPFMRLPIRMARVLGERTAKYRWFAVLYLLLCFLLLPSLVLGLSLAGWRVMAGVGAPFLGVTIFITLVNVMQTRSPRHLPSKLQSWDFLPQWMHSLKPLDRLITKATVCCSSASEEEKGEEEEHISSQTTSVNTQKEPAQGKAQLAYDNPVLDFLDESRPGVRVLKLKGLERCNSTPL, from the exons ATGTCCTCTCGGTCTATAACTATAGTGTCTTCTGGACGGAGCACAGGGCTCCACTACAATG GTTTGAGGATGCATGGCACGCAGCTCTCATCACAGCCCAAACTCCTGCAGGAAGAGGACAGGGAATCTGGCATGGGCTCCAGCCTTGATCTCAGCAGCAGTTTTGAGGGCTACAGTCAACACAACAATCCTCACTTAAGCAAACCTTctttcagagaaagagagaaag ATAGCTCTCCAGAGCCGACACCTGTGAGCCCAAACAAGTTAAAACAACTCCTCatcaatttatcaaaaatgcctctcctcctcatcctcctcttcttctttgtatGCTCCTTGGACACTCTGAGCTCTGCTTTCCAGTTGGCAGGGG GTAAAGTGGCAGGGGACATTTTCCAGGACAATGCAGTGCTGTCCAACCCTGTGGCAGGGCTGGTGGTGGGGATCTTGGTTACTGTGCTAGTCCAGAGCTCATCCACCTCCACATCCATTGTCGTCAGTCTGGTGGCCTCTGGAC TGCTAGAAGTGCGGTCAGCTGTTCCAATCATCATGGGGACCAATATTGGGACTTCAGTCACAAACACCATTGTGGCAATGATGCAAGCAGCGGAGAGGACTGAGTTTCAACG TGCCTTTGCCGGGGCAACAATCCACGACTGCTTCAACTGGCTGTCGGTGCTGGTTCTGCTTCCGCTGGAGGTGGCGAGTGGCCTCATGGCCCGGCTGTCACACATGCTGGTCACCAGCTTCAAGCTTCAACCAGGGGAAGAAGCACCCGAGCTGCTCAAAGTCATCACCGAGCCAGTCACCAAGCTCATCATACAG CTGGACAAGTGTGTGATCACAGGCATTGCCATGGGAAATGAGGACATGAGGAACCGGAGCCTGGTTAAAGAATGGTGCCAGACTGACCTTGTTATG TCCACTGGCAATGTGAGCACTGGAAACTGTGGCCCCAGTCATGACTTGTCCCAGTTGTCACTAAAGT GTAGGCATCTGTTTGTGTCTACCGGGCTGTCAGACCTCTCGGTTGGCCTGATTCTTCTGGCAGGCTCTCTGGCTGTCCTCTGCACCTGTCTGCTGCTTCTGGTTAAGCTGCTCAACTCTCTTCTTAAAGGCCAAGTTGCAAGGGTTATCCATAAAGTCATCAACACAG ACCTGCCATATCCGTGTGGGTGGCTGTCAGGATACATGGCCATGTGTGTCGGTGCAGGGGTAACATTTGTGGTCCAGAGCAGCTCTGTCTTTACTTCAGCCATGACTCCCCTGATAG GTATTGGTGTGATCAGCTTGGAGCGAGCCTATCCTCTCACCCTTGGCTCCAACATTGGCACCACTGCCACTGCCCTGCTGGCAGCTCTGGCCAGTCCTGGGAACAAGCTAGCAGCAGCCATACAA ATTGCTCTGTGTCACCTTTTCTTCAACGTCTTTGGCATTCTGCTGTGGTATCCTTTTCCTTTCATGCGCCTGCCGATAAGGATGGCTCGTGTCCTGGGTGAGCGCACTGCCAAGTACCGCTGGTTTGCAGTCTTGTACCTTCTCCTTTGCTTCTTGCTTCTGCCCTCGCTTGTGCTGGGCCTCTCGCTGGCCGGCTGGCGGGTGATGGCTGGCGTTGGGGCTCCTTTCCTGGGGGTGACCATCTTTATCACCTTGGTAAATGTGATGCAGACTCGTAGTCCTCGCCACCTGCCCTCTAAGCTCCAGAGCTGGGACTTCCTGCCCCAGTGGATGCACTCTCTCAAACCGCTCGACCGCCTCATCACCAAGGCAACTGTCTGCTGCAGCTCGGCAAGcgaggaggagaagggagaagaagaggagcatATTTCTTCACAGACGACCTCTGTCAACACGCAGAAAGAGCCCGCCCAGGGGAAGGCACAGCTGGCTTATGACAACCCAGTCCTGGACTTTCTGGATGAGAGCAGACCAGGTGTGAGGGTGCTTAAATTAAAAGGGTTAGAAAGGTGCAACAGCACTCCACTGTAG
- the rgs14b gene encoding regulator of G-protein signaling 14 isoform X6 yields MSRLSRQSQAVSDGELNMSARGCGGSSSSLPGTSGAETGPGNSVLTWAISFEKLLEDPFGVQQFTSFLMSEVSAENILFWQACEKFRKIPASSLEELKTAARSIYNTYLSDSAPYSVNIDDTAKTEEKDLEQPTPDMFNQAQAQIFKLMKMDSYRRFVRSPLYQSCTLGSVEGKLVPQLSTEPVRMGSWEEVATRSPLSNKKNKKTGSNSLPSGKSASEKQRPKRDSWGDSSNTHSSVSRKESNMSVKSNSSVELGSLYQQIENGRSPPQSPEQGGRGGSRIAVEGGYCCVYLPDGSASLAPTRNGQPIKDMLTSLCEKRGFPLKDVIIYLHGKDKQPLSLDQDCSVLRDQQVSLELRVTFALEITFTGKTVGIMAKSSKTLQDALSAVLQKHQLKPQEAVVTMVGGSEPLIMTSTVFRLANKVLRLEKTKGKDQTNRGSGSAVATQAGAVRAGGLESQSLLQTDRAKTQSNPGKYRDMEGLLDMLSRAQCCRVDDQRGLLTKEQLEVPLFLKLAADQGQDTKPNEQSTTSSPSASSAETPDSAESKAKDLRETSV; encoded by the exons AGCCAGGCAGTGTCGGACGGAG AGTTGAACATGTCTGCGCGGGGCTGTGGAGGAAGCAGCTCCAGCCTTCCAGGGACTTCGGGCGCGGAGACCGGCCCAGGCAACAGTGTGCTGACCTGGGCCATCTCATTTGAGAAGCTGTTGGAGGACCCGTTTGGAGTCCAACAGTTCACG TCTTTCTTGATGTCTGAGGTGAGTGCGGAGAACATTTTATTCTGGCAAGCTTGTGAAAAATTCAGGAAGATCCCAGCCAGCTCCTTGGAAGAG CTGAAAACAGCAGCTCGCTCCATCTACAACACCTACCTGTCTGACAGCGCTCCATACTCGGTCAACATCGATGACACAGCCAAGACCGAGGAGAAGGACCTGGAACAGCCCACACCTGACATGTTTAACCAGGCTCAAGCACAG ATATTTAAACTGATGAAGATGGACAGCTACAGGCGCTTTGTGCGCTCTCCGCTCTACCAGAGCTGCACCTTGGGAAGCGTAGAAGGTAAACTTGTACCTCAGCTTTCTACTGAGCCAGTCCGAATGGGATCCTGGGAGGAGGTGGCCACCAGAAGTCCCTTAAGTAACAAGAAG AACAAGAAGACAGGCTCAAACAGTCTGCCAAGTGGCAAGAGTGCTTCGGAGAAACAGCGACCGAAAAGAGACTCATGGGGAG ATTCATCCAACACCCATAGTTCAGTGTCCCGGAAGGAGTCCAATATGTCAGTCAAGTCAAACAGTAGTGTGGAGCTTGGCTCCCTCTACCAGCAGATCGAG AATGGCAGATCACCTCCTCAGTCTCCAGAACAGGGTGGTAGAGGTGGAAGTCGGATAGCGGTGGAGGGAGGCTACTGCTGTGTCTACCTACCCGATGGCAGTGCCTCCCTGGCCCCTACACGCAATGGCCAACCCATCAAAGACATGCTGACTAGCCTGTGCGAGAAGCGAGGCTTTCCGCTGAAAGATGTCATCATCTACCTTCATGGCAAGGATAAG cagcCCTTATCGCTGGACCAGGATTGCTCCGTTCTGAGGGATCAGCAAGTCTCTCTGGAGCTCAGGGTGACGTTTGC gctCGAGATTACTTTCACTGGTAAGACCGTTGGGATCATGGCAAAGTCCAGTAAGACGCTGCAGGATGCCCTCTCTGCAGTGCTGCAGAAACACCAACTCAAGCCGCAAGAGGCCGTGGTCACCATG gTTGGAGGCAGCGAGCCTTTGATCATGACCAGCACTGTGTTCAGACTAGCAAATAAGGTTCTACGACTTGAAAAAACCAAAG GAAAAGACCAGACCAACAGAGGCAGTGGTTCTGCTGTGGCCACACAG GCAGGAGCAGTGAGGGCAGGAGGGCTGGAGTCCCAATCATTGCTGCAAACAGACAGAGCCAAGACTCAGTCCAACCCCGGTAAATACCGCGACATGGAGG GGCTTCTGGACATGCTGTCGAGGGCTCAGTGCTGCAGGGTTGATGACCAGCGAGGCCTTTTGACCAAAGAGCAGCTAGAGGTCCCTCTGTTCCTGAAACTGGCCGCAGACCAGGGACAGGACACAAAGCCAAACGAGCAGAGTACAACCAGCTCCCCCAGTGCAAGTTCAGCTGAAACCCCAGACTCTGCTGAATCTAAAGCCAAAGACTTAAGGGAAACATCAGTTTGA
- the rgs14b gene encoding regulator of G-protein signaling 14 isoform X4: MSRLSRQMVAFRGLCHRFSRLAKVAAQKQFKKHDKWCTITTGMMADKKSQAVSDGELNMSARGCGGSSSSLPGTSGAETGPGNSVLTWAISFEKLLEDPFGVQQFTSFLMSEVSAENILFWQACEKFRKIPASSLEELKTAARSIYNTYLSDSAPYSVNIDDTAKTEEKDLEQPTPDMFNQAQAQIFKLMKMDSYRRFVRSPLYQSCTLGSVEGKLVPQLSTEPVRMGSWEEVATRSPLSNKKNKKTGSNSLPSGKSASEKQRPKRDSWGDSSNTHSSVSRKESNMSVKSNSSVELGSLYQQIENGRSPPQSPEQGGRGGSRIAVEGGYCCVYLPDGSASLAPTRNGQPIKDMLTSLCEKRGFPLKDVIIYLHGKDKQPLSLDQDCSVLRDQQVSLELRVTFALEITFTGKTVGIMAKSSKTLQDALSAVLQKHQLKPQEAVVTMVGGSEPLIMTSTVFRLANKVLRLEKTKGKDQTNRGSGSAVATQAGAVRAGGLESQSLLQTDRAKTQSNPGKYRDMEGLLDMLSRAQCCRVDDQRGLLTKEQLEVPLFLKLAADQGQDTKPNEQSTTSSPSASSAETPDSAESKAKDLRETSV; the protein is encoded by the exons AGCCAGGCAGTGTCGGACGGAG AGTTGAACATGTCTGCGCGGGGCTGTGGAGGAAGCAGCTCCAGCCTTCCAGGGACTTCGGGCGCGGAGACCGGCCCAGGCAACAGTGTGCTGACCTGGGCCATCTCATTTGAGAAGCTGTTGGAGGACCCGTTTGGAGTCCAACAGTTCACG TCTTTCTTGATGTCTGAGGTGAGTGCGGAGAACATTTTATTCTGGCAAGCTTGTGAAAAATTCAGGAAGATCCCAGCCAGCTCCTTGGAAGAG CTGAAAACAGCAGCTCGCTCCATCTACAACACCTACCTGTCTGACAGCGCTCCATACTCGGTCAACATCGATGACACAGCCAAGACCGAGGAGAAGGACCTGGAACAGCCCACACCTGACATGTTTAACCAGGCTCAAGCACAG ATATTTAAACTGATGAAGATGGACAGCTACAGGCGCTTTGTGCGCTCTCCGCTCTACCAGAGCTGCACCTTGGGAAGCGTAGAAGGTAAACTTGTACCTCAGCTTTCTACTGAGCCAGTCCGAATGGGATCCTGGGAGGAGGTGGCCACCAGAAGTCCCTTAAGTAACAAGAAG AACAAGAAGACAGGCTCAAACAGTCTGCCAAGTGGCAAGAGTGCTTCGGAGAAACAGCGACCGAAAAGAGACTCATGGGGAG ATTCATCCAACACCCATAGTTCAGTGTCCCGGAAGGAGTCCAATATGTCAGTCAAGTCAAACAGTAGTGTGGAGCTTGGCTCCCTCTACCAGCAGATCGAG AATGGCAGATCACCTCCTCAGTCTCCAGAACAGGGTGGTAGAGGTGGAAGTCGGATAGCGGTGGAGGGAGGCTACTGCTGTGTCTACCTACCCGATGGCAGTGCCTCCCTGGCCCCTACACGCAATGGCCAACCCATCAAAGACATGCTGACTAGCCTGTGCGAGAAGCGAGGCTTTCCGCTGAAAGATGTCATCATCTACCTTCATGGCAAGGATAAG cagcCCTTATCGCTGGACCAGGATTGCTCCGTTCTGAGGGATCAGCAAGTCTCTCTGGAGCTCAGGGTGACGTTTGC gctCGAGATTACTTTCACTGGTAAGACCGTTGGGATCATGGCAAAGTCCAGTAAGACGCTGCAGGATGCCCTCTCTGCAGTGCTGCAGAAACACCAACTCAAGCCGCAAGAGGCCGTGGTCACCATG gTTGGAGGCAGCGAGCCTTTGATCATGACCAGCACTGTGTTCAGACTAGCAAATAAGGTTCTACGACTTGAAAAAACCAAAG GAAAAGACCAGACCAACAGAGGCAGTGGTTCTGCTGTGGCCACACAG GCAGGAGCAGTGAGGGCAGGAGGGCTGGAGTCCCAATCATTGCTGCAAACAGACAGAGCCAAGACTCAGTCCAACCCCGGTAAATACCGCGACATGGAGG GGCTTCTGGACATGCTGTCGAGGGCTCAGTGCTGCAGGGTTGATGACCAGCGAGGCCTTTTGACCAAAGAGCAGCTAGAGGTCCCTCTGTTCCTGAAACTGGCCGCAGACCAGGGACAGGACACAAAGCCAAACGAGCAGAGTACAACCAGCTCCCCCAGTGCAAGTTCAGCTGAAACCCCAGACTCTGCTGAATCTAAAGCCAAAGACTTAAGGGAAACATCAGTTTGA
- the rgs14b gene encoding regulator of G-protein signaling 14 isoform X5 → MAKNCNALGIPMGHMSQAVSDGELNMSARGCGGSSSSLPGTSGAETGPGNSVLTWAISFEKLLEDPFGVQQFTSFLMSEVSAENILFWQACEKFRKIPASSLEELKTAARSIYNTYLSDSAPYSVNIDDTAKTEEKDLEQPTPDMFNQAQAQIFKLMKMDSYRRFVRSPLYQSCTLGSVEGKLVPQLSTEPVRMGSWEEVATRSPLSNKKNKKTGSNSLPSGKSASEKQRPKRDSWGDSSNTHSSVSRKESNMSVKSNSSVELGSLYQQIENGRSPPQSPEQGGRGGSRIAVEGGYCCVYLPDGSASLAPTRNGQPIKDMLTSLCEKRGFPLKDVIIYLHGKDKQPLSLDQDCSVLRDQQVSLELRVTFALEITFTGKTVGIMAKSSKTLQDALSAVLQKHQLKPQEAVVTMVGGSEPLIMTSTVFRLANKVLRLEKTKGKDQTNRGSGSAVATQAGAVRAGGLESQSLLQTDRAKTQSNPGKYRDMEGLLDMLSRAQCCRVDDQRGLLTKEQLEVPLFLKLAADQGQDTKPNEQSTTSSPSASSAETPDSAESKAKDLRETSV, encoded by the exons ATGGCGAAGAACTGTAATGCTCTAGGGATTCCTATGGGCCACATG AGCCAGGCAGTGTCGGACGGAG AGTTGAACATGTCTGCGCGGGGCTGTGGAGGAAGCAGCTCCAGCCTTCCAGGGACTTCGGGCGCGGAGACCGGCCCAGGCAACAGTGTGCTGACCTGGGCCATCTCATTTGAGAAGCTGTTGGAGGACCCGTTTGGAGTCCAACAGTTCACG TCTTTCTTGATGTCTGAGGTGAGTGCGGAGAACATTTTATTCTGGCAAGCTTGTGAAAAATTCAGGAAGATCCCAGCCAGCTCCTTGGAAGAG CTGAAAACAGCAGCTCGCTCCATCTACAACACCTACCTGTCTGACAGCGCTCCATACTCGGTCAACATCGATGACACAGCCAAGACCGAGGAGAAGGACCTGGAACAGCCCACACCTGACATGTTTAACCAGGCTCAAGCACAG ATATTTAAACTGATGAAGATGGACAGCTACAGGCGCTTTGTGCGCTCTCCGCTCTACCAGAGCTGCACCTTGGGAAGCGTAGAAGGTAAACTTGTACCTCAGCTTTCTACTGAGCCAGTCCGAATGGGATCCTGGGAGGAGGTGGCCACCAGAAGTCCCTTAAGTAACAAGAAG AACAAGAAGACAGGCTCAAACAGTCTGCCAAGTGGCAAGAGTGCTTCGGAGAAACAGCGACCGAAAAGAGACTCATGGGGAG ATTCATCCAACACCCATAGTTCAGTGTCCCGGAAGGAGTCCAATATGTCAGTCAAGTCAAACAGTAGTGTGGAGCTTGGCTCCCTCTACCAGCAGATCGAG AATGGCAGATCACCTCCTCAGTCTCCAGAACAGGGTGGTAGAGGTGGAAGTCGGATAGCGGTGGAGGGAGGCTACTGCTGTGTCTACCTACCCGATGGCAGTGCCTCCCTGGCCCCTACACGCAATGGCCAACCCATCAAAGACATGCTGACTAGCCTGTGCGAGAAGCGAGGCTTTCCGCTGAAAGATGTCATCATCTACCTTCATGGCAAGGATAAG cagcCCTTATCGCTGGACCAGGATTGCTCCGTTCTGAGGGATCAGCAAGTCTCTCTGGAGCTCAGGGTGACGTTTGC gctCGAGATTACTTTCACTGGTAAGACCGTTGGGATCATGGCAAAGTCCAGTAAGACGCTGCAGGATGCCCTCTCTGCAGTGCTGCAGAAACACCAACTCAAGCCGCAAGAGGCCGTGGTCACCATG gTTGGAGGCAGCGAGCCTTTGATCATGACCAGCACTGTGTTCAGACTAGCAAATAAGGTTCTACGACTTGAAAAAACCAAAG GAAAAGACCAGACCAACAGAGGCAGTGGTTCTGCTGTGGCCACACAG GCAGGAGCAGTGAGGGCAGGAGGGCTGGAGTCCCAATCATTGCTGCAAACAGACAGAGCCAAGACTCAGTCCAACCCCGGTAAATACCGCGACATGGAGG GGCTTCTGGACATGCTGTCGAGGGCTCAGTGCTGCAGGGTTGATGACCAGCGAGGCCTTTTGACCAAAGAGCAGCTAGAGGTCCCTCTGTTCCTGAAACTGGCCGCAGACCAGGGACAGGACACAAAGCCAAACGAGCAGAGTACAACCAGCTCCCCCAGTGCAAGTTCAGCTGAAACCCCAGACTCTGCTGAATCTAAAGCCAAAGACTTAAGGGAAACATCAGTTTGA
- the rgs14b gene encoding regulator of G-protein signaling 14 isoform X2, whose translation MVAFRGLCHRFSRLAKVAAQKQFKKHDKWCTITTGMMADKKSQAVSDGELNMSARGCGGSSSSLPGTSGAETGPGNSVLTWAISFEKLLEDPFGVQQFTSFLMSEVSAENILFWQACEKFRKIPASSLEELKTAARSIYNTYLSDSAPYSVNIDDTAKTEEKDLEQPTPDMFNQAQAQIFKLMKMDSYRRFVRSPLYQSCTLGSVEGKLVPQLSTEPVRMGSWEEVATRSPLSNKKNKKTGSNSLPSGKSASEKQRPKRDSWGDSSNTHSSVSRKESNMSVKSNSSVELGSLYQQIENGRSPPQSPEQGGRGGSRIAVEGGYCCVYLPDGSASLAPTRNGQPIKDMLTSLCEKRGFPLKDVIIYLHGKDKPLSLDQDCSVLRDQQVSLELRVTFALEITFTGKTVGIMAKSSKTLQDALSAVLQKHQLKPQEAVVTMVGGSEPLIMTSTVFRLANKVLRLEKTKGKDQTNRGSGSAVATQAGAVRAGGLESQSLLQTDRAKTQSNPGKYRDMEGLLDMLSRAQCCRVDDQRGLLTKEQLEVPLFLKLAADQGQDTKPNEQSTTSSPSASSAETPDSAESKAKDLRETSV comes from the exons AGCCAGGCAGTGTCGGACGGAG AGTTGAACATGTCTGCGCGGGGCTGTGGAGGAAGCAGCTCCAGCCTTCCAGGGACTTCGGGCGCGGAGACCGGCCCAGGCAACAGTGTGCTGACCTGGGCCATCTCATTTGAGAAGCTGTTGGAGGACCCGTTTGGAGTCCAACAGTTCACG TCTTTCTTGATGTCTGAGGTGAGTGCGGAGAACATTTTATTCTGGCAAGCTTGTGAAAAATTCAGGAAGATCCCAGCCAGCTCCTTGGAAGAG CTGAAAACAGCAGCTCGCTCCATCTACAACACCTACCTGTCTGACAGCGCTCCATACTCGGTCAACATCGATGACACAGCCAAGACCGAGGAGAAGGACCTGGAACAGCCCACACCTGACATGTTTAACCAGGCTCAAGCACAG ATATTTAAACTGATGAAGATGGACAGCTACAGGCGCTTTGTGCGCTCTCCGCTCTACCAGAGCTGCACCTTGGGAAGCGTAGAAGGTAAACTTGTACCTCAGCTTTCTACTGAGCCAGTCCGAATGGGATCCTGGGAGGAGGTGGCCACCAGAAGTCCCTTAAGTAACAAGAAG AACAAGAAGACAGGCTCAAACAGTCTGCCAAGTGGCAAGAGTGCTTCGGAGAAACAGCGACCGAAAAGAGACTCATGGGGAG ATTCATCCAACACCCATAGTTCAGTGTCCCGGAAGGAGTCCAATATGTCAGTCAAGTCAAACAGTAGTGTGGAGCTTGGCTCCCTCTACCAGCAGATCGAG AATGGCAGATCACCTCCTCAGTCTCCAGAACAGGGTGGTAGAGGTGGAAGTCGGATAGCGGTGGAGGGAGGCTACTGCTGTGTCTACCTACCCGATGGCAGTGCCTCCCTGGCCCCTACACGCAATGGCCAACCCATCAAAGACATGCTGACTAGCCTGTGCGAGAAGCGAGGCTTTCCGCTGAAAGATGTCATCATCTACCTTCATGGCAAGGATAAG cCCTTATCGCTGGACCAGGATTGCTCCGTTCTGAGGGATCAGCAAGTCTCTCTGGAGCTCAGGGTGACGTTTGC gctCGAGATTACTTTCACTGGTAAGACCGTTGGGATCATGGCAAAGTCCAGTAAGACGCTGCAGGATGCCCTCTCTGCAGTGCTGCAGAAACACCAACTCAAGCCGCAAGAGGCCGTGGTCACCATG gTTGGAGGCAGCGAGCCTTTGATCATGACCAGCACTGTGTTCAGACTAGCAAATAAGGTTCTACGACTTGAAAAAACCAAAG GAAAAGACCAGACCAACAGAGGCAGTGGTTCTGCTGTGGCCACACAG GCAGGAGCAGTGAGGGCAGGAGGGCTGGAGTCCCAATCATTGCTGCAAACAGACAGAGCCAAGACTCAGTCCAACCCCGGTAAATACCGCGACATGGAGG GGCTTCTGGACATGCTGTCGAGGGCTCAGTGCTGCAGGGTTGATGACCAGCGAGGCCTTTTGACCAAAGAGCAGCTAGAGGTCCCTCTGTTCCTGAAACTGGCCGCAGACCAGGGACAGGACACAAAGCCAAACGAGCAGAGTACAACCAGCTCCCCCAGTGCAAGTTCAGCTGAAACCCCAGACTCTGCTGAATCTAAAGCCAAAGACTTAAGGGAAACATCAGTTTGA
- the rgs14b gene encoding regulator of G-protein signaling 14 isoform X3: MVAFRGLCHRFSRLAKVAAQKQFKKHDKWCTITTGMMADKKSQAVSDGELNMSARGCGGSSSSLPGTSGAETGPGNSVLTWAISFEKLLEDPFGVQQFTSFLMSEVSAENILFWQACEKFRKIPASSLEELKTAARSIYNTYLSDSAPYSVNIDDTAKTEEKDLEQPTPDMFNQAQAQIFKLMKMDSYRRFVRSPLYQSCTLGSVEGKLVPQLSTEPVRMGSWEEVATRSPLSNKKNKKTGSNSLPSGKSASEKQRPKRDSWGDSSNTHSSVSRKESNMSVKSNSSVELGSLYQQIENGRSPPQSPEQGGRGGSRIAVEGGYCCVYLPDGSASLAPTRNGQPIKDMLTSLCEKRGFPLKDVIIYLHGKDKQPLSLDQDCSVLRDQQVSLELRVTFALEITFTGKTVGIMAKSSKTLQDALSAVLQKHQLKPQEAVVTMVGGSEPLIMTSTVFRLANKVLRLEKTKGKDQTNRGSGSAVATQAGAVRAGGLESQSLLQTDRAKTQSNPGLLDMLSRAQCCRVDDQRGLLTKEQLEVPLFLKLAADQGQDTKPNEQSTTSSPSASSAETPDSAESKAKDLRETSV, from the exons AGCCAGGCAGTGTCGGACGGAG AGTTGAACATGTCTGCGCGGGGCTGTGGAGGAAGCAGCTCCAGCCTTCCAGGGACTTCGGGCGCGGAGACCGGCCCAGGCAACAGTGTGCTGACCTGGGCCATCTCATTTGAGAAGCTGTTGGAGGACCCGTTTGGAGTCCAACAGTTCACG TCTTTCTTGATGTCTGAGGTGAGTGCGGAGAACATTTTATTCTGGCAAGCTTGTGAAAAATTCAGGAAGATCCCAGCCAGCTCCTTGGAAGAG CTGAAAACAGCAGCTCGCTCCATCTACAACACCTACCTGTCTGACAGCGCTCCATACTCGGTCAACATCGATGACACAGCCAAGACCGAGGAGAAGGACCTGGAACAGCCCACACCTGACATGTTTAACCAGGCTCAAGCACAG ATATTTAAACTGATGAAGATGGACAGCTACAGGCGCTTTGTGCGCTCTCCGCTCTACCAGAGCTGCACCTTGGGAAGCGTAGAAGGTAAACTTGTACCTCAGCTTTCTACTGAGCCAGTCCGAATGGGATCCTGGGAGGAGGTGGCCACCAGAAGTCCCTTAAGTAACAAGAAG AACAAGAAGACAGGCTCAAACAGTCTGCCAAGTGGCAAGAGTGCTTCGGAGAAACAGCGACCGAAAAGAGACTCATGGGGAG ATTCATCCAACACCCATAGTTCAGTGTCCCGGAAGGAGTCCAATATGTCAGTCAAGTCAAACAGTAGTGTGGAGCTTGGCTCCCTCTACCAGCAGATCGAG AATGGCAGATCACCTCCTCAGTCTCCAGAACAGGGTGGTAGAGGTGGAAGTCGGATAGCGGTGGAGGGAGGCTACTGCTGTGTCTACCTACCCGATGGCAGTGCCTCCCTGGCCCCTACACGCAATGGCCAACCCATCAAAGACATGCTGACTAGCCTGTGCGAGAAGCGAGGCTTTCCGCTGAAAGATGTCATCATCTACCTTCATGGCAAGGATAAG cagcCCTTATCGCTGGACCAGGATTGCTCCGTTCTGAGGGATCAGCAAGTCTCTCTGGAGCTCAGGGTGACGTTTGC gctCGAGATTACTTTCACTGGTAAGACCGTTGGGATCATGGCAAAGTCCAGTAAGACGCTGCAGGATGCCCTCTCTGCAGTGCTGCAGAAACACCAACTCAAGCCGCAAGAGGCCGTGGTCACCATG gTTGGAGGCAGCGAGCCTTTGATCATGACCAGCACTGTGTTCAGACTAGCAAATAAGGTTCTACGACTTGAAAAAACCAAAG GAAAAGACCAGACCAACAGAGGCAGTGGTTCTGCTGTGGCCACACAG GCAGGAGCAGTGAGGGCAGGAGGGCTGGAGTCCCAATCATTGCTGCAAACAGACAGAGCCAAGACTCAGTCCAACCCCG GGCTTCTGGACATGCTGTCGAGGGCTCAGTGCTGCAGGGTTGATGACCAGCGAGGCCTTTTGACCAAAGAGCAGCTAGAGGTCCCTCTGTTCCTGAAACTGGCCGCAGACCAGGGACAGGACACAAAGCCAAACGAGCAGAGTACAACCAGCTCCCCCAGTGCAAGTTCAGCTGAAACCCCAGACTCTGCTGAATCTAAAGCCAAAGACTTAAGGGAAACATCAGTTTGA